One region of Triticum aestivum cultivar Chinese Spring chromosome 6B, IWGSC CS RefSeq v2.1, whole genome shotgun sequence genomic DNA includes:
- the LOC123134770 gene encoding exocyst complex component EXO70A1-like — MEEVRTFMEEEDSWAADVPRGGGEVHRNTRFIVDCVVLIRSAVLNYHFENLRALIHDTIEYLKDLLWRKSKLCTDQSLRYLFLLNNSCFVTQQLESSKLIAWAQNHWELPPESEKYIDCYFEVSWAHVLSCISESTSGQLLRWNNGSSLARFLSAFHRIYKLQKFWKVPSPQLRRMLRKTITERVITGYLEYLEEHPELEKRIIFGNTTPDDLEEMLGELFEG; from the coding sequence ATGGAGGAGGTCAGGACATTCATGGAGGAGGAGGACTCGTGGGCCGCCGACGTTCCACGGGGAGGAGGCGAGGTTCACAGGAACACCCGGTTCATCGTGGACTGCGTCGTGCTGATCAGGAGCGCCGTGCTGAACTACCACTTCGAGAACCTCCGTGCCCTGATACACGACACCATCGAGTATCTGAAGGATCTGCTGTGGAGGAAATCGAAACTGTGCACGGACCAAAGCCTGAGGTACCTGTTCCTGCTCAACAACTCCTGTTTCGTGACGCAGCAGCTCGAGTCATCCAAGCTCATAGCATGGGCCCAAAACCACTGGGAGCTTCCGCCGGAGAGCGAGAAGTACATTGACTGTTACTTCGAGGTGTCATGGGCTCACGTGCTGTCCTGCATATCTGAGTCGACCTCCGGGCAGCTGCTCCGCTGGAACAACGGTTCGTCGCTCGCTAGGTTCCTGTCGGCGTTTCATCGGATCTACAAGCTTCAGAAGTTCTGGAAGGTGCCAAGCCCCCAGCTCAGGCGCATGCTGCGGAAAACCATCACCGAGAGGGTTATTACGGGCTACCTCGAGTACCTGGAGGAGCATCCGGAGCTGGAGAAGCGCATCATCTTTGGAAACACCACTCCGGACGACTTGGAGGAGATGCTGGGAGAGCTGTTCGAAGGATGA
- the LOC123134771 gene encoding uncharacterized protein, which yields MAGWLAAVSEESTGLDEFAAARPPRNSYRGSIRRVAVSGGLIRSALFAQYGSTGSSYSSQSGASSYPSNGSGFSSGSAHAAAGARALCDLELREIARRMVHDGYTQHMVQAFHDAPIEALGTWFSELDVDWVLQIREGHDLRQLQAGMSAPSLQDLVERWVRALAIIVLTMRELHVSWPSTSRRLQARASAKRASTRCSPSSTPSSSLTLQRATLRGTSCGPC from the coding sequence ATGGCTGGGTGGCTCGCTGCAGTGTCGGAGGAGAGCACCGGCCTTGACGAGTTCGCGGCTGCCCGCCCGCCGCGCAACTCTTACCGCGGCTCCATCCGGCGAGTCGCCGTCTCCGGCGGGCTGATCAGATCAGCTCTGTTCGCCCAGTACGGCAGTACCGGCTCCAGCTACTCCAGCCAGTCTGGTGCTTCGTCCTACCCGTCCAACGGTTCCGGCTTCTCCTCCGGCTCGGCGCATGCCGCTGCGGGCGCCAGGGCGCTCTGCGACCTCGAGCTCCGGGAGATCGCCCGCCGAATGGTGCACGACGGATACACACAGCACATGGTCCAGGCTTTCCACGACGCGCCTATCGAAGCCCTGGGGACGTGGTTCTCGGAGCTGGACGTGGATTGGGTTCTCCAAATCCGCGAGGGGCATGACTTGCGGCAGCTCCAAGCAGGCATGTCGGCGCCGTCGCTTCAGGACCTGGTAGAGAGGTGGGTCCGAGCTCTTGCCATAATCGTTCTCACCATGAGAGAGCTGCACGTGTCGTGGCCGTCGACGAGCCGACGCCTGCAAGCGCGCGCTTCGGCAAAGCGAGCATCGACAAGATGCTCGCCTTCGTCGACGCCGTCGTCGTCCCTGACTCTCCAAAGGGCCACGCTCCGGGGGACAAGCTGTGGGCCGTGCTGA